The Thermasporomyces composti region CATCTCCGCGGTCGTGTCGGCGGTCCTGTGCGTGGTCGCCGCGTTCGTGTACCTCCCGTCGTCCTTCGCTGAGCTGTCGGACGTCTCCCGGGAGATCGCCGCGCACGACGGCGACCCGCGGATCGTGGCGGCTGGCGCGGTGCTCCTGGGCATCGTGCTGGCCGGGGTCATCCTCTCGCTGACCGGCTACTTCACCGGCACCGAGCACCGTCCGGTCCAGGACATCGGCAAGACCTCGTTGACGGGCCCCGCGACCGTGATCCTCTCCGGCTTCGCGGTCGGTCTGGAGTCCGCTGTCTACACCGCGTTGGTGATCGGCGCGGCTGTCTACGCGGCGTTCCTGCTCGGCGGCGGTGTGGCCATGGTCGCGCTGTTCGCGATCGCGCTCGCCGGCTGCGGTCTGCTCACGACCGTCGGTGTCATCGTCGCGATGGACACCTTCGGTCCGGTGAGCGACAACGCCCAGGGCATCGCGGAGATGTCGGGCGACGTCGACGGCCCGGCCGCGCAGATCCTCACGGAGCTCGACGCGGTGGGCAACACCACGAAGGCGATCACCAAGGGCATCGCGATCGCGACGGCGGTGCTGGCGGCGACCGCGCTGTTCGGCTCCTACAACGGCGCGGTGAACGAGGCGCTGGCGGCGGCCGGCGCCCAGGCCGGCGAGCTCACCACCGCGTTCGTGCGGAACGTCGACGTGCCGAACGTCCTCGTCGGCCTGGTGATCGGCGCGGCGGTCGTGTTCCTGTTCTCCGGCCTGGCGGTCAACGCCGTGGGCCGTGCCGCCGGCGCGGTGGTCTTCGAGGTCCGCCGGCAGTTCCGGGAGATTCCCGGGATCATGGACGGCACGGGCCGTCCCGAGTACGGCAAGGTCGTCGACATCTGCACCCGTGACTCGCTCCAGGAGCTGGCGACGCCGGGTCTGCTCGCGGCGATGGCCCCGATCGCGGTGGGCTTCGGTCTCGGTGTCGGGCCGCTCGCCGGCTACCTGGCCGGCGCGATCGCGGCCGGCACGCTCATGGCGATCCTGCTCGCCAACTCCGGTGGGTCGTGGGACAACGCCAAGAAGCTGGTCGAGGACGGCCACCACGGTGGCAAGGGCTCGGAGGCCCACGCCGCGACCGTCATCGGTGACACGGTCGGTGACCCCTTCAAGGACACCGCCGGCCCGGCCATCAACCCGCTCATCAAGGTCATGAACCTGGTCGCGGTGCTCATCGCGCCGGCCGTGGTGCAGCTGTCGGTCGGAGACAGCGCCAACACGCCGCTGCGGCTGGGTATCGCGGTGTTCGCCGTGCTGGTCATCGTCACCGTCGTGACGATCTCGCGCCGGCGGCCGACCGCGATGGGCGCCGAGCAGGATCGGGACGCCGTGTCGGCCCAGGTGGGCTGACGGCCTGGCTGAGCCTCCTCGGAGCCTCCTCGATCGGCGTTCCCCGATCGTGACGACTCTGGACGAGGGTCGGGCCCTCGCTGGTGGCTCACCACCAGCCGGTTCCTCGAAGCGGACCGCATGGTTCGCGGGAGCCGACGGGCCCGACCCTCGACGGGTCTTCGGAGCGACGAGCCTCGAGCCCGATCGGCGAGGCCGTCCCGGGAGCGTTGCCGACGGTCGACGGCGGCTGACCGACCATCGGTGCCGGAC contains the following coding sequences:
- a CDS encoding sodium-translocating pyrophosphatase, whose protein sequence is MSAFLLAAEGDVVSLSGGNLGYVFAVACIGVVALVMAAVFRREVLSADEGTANMQAIARGVQEGAAAYLNRQFKTLGGFAVLAFLLLLVLPGDWNVRVGRSIFFLVGAVFSALIGYLGMWLSVRANLRVAAAARDQGRDPAMRVAFRTGGTVGMATVGLGLLGAALVVLLYRDDAPSVLEGFGFGAALLAMFMRVGGGIFTKAADVGADLVGKVEQNIPEDDPRNAATIADNVGDNVGDCAGMAADLFESYAVTLVAALILGKVAFGEQGLVFPLIVPAIGALTAVLGVYITRTRPGENGLRAINRSFYISAVVSAVLCVVAAFVYLPSSFAELSDVSREIAAHDGDPRIVAAGAVLLGIVLAGVILSLTGYFTGTEHRPVQDIGKTSLTGPATVILSGFAVGLESAVYTALVIGAAVYAAFLLGGGVAMVALFAIALAGCGLLTTVGVIVAMDTFGPVSDNAQGIAEMSGDVDGPAAQILTELDAVGNTTKAITKGIAIATAVLAATALFGSYNGAVNEALAAAGAQAGELTTAFVRNVDVPNVLVGLVIGAAVVFLFSGLAVNAVGRAAGAVVFEVRRQFREIPGIMDGTGRPEYGKVVDICTRDSLQELATPGLLAAMAPIAVGFGLGVGPLAGYLAGAIAAGTLMAILLANSGGSWDNAKKLVEDGHHGGKGSEAHAATVIGDTVGDPFKDTAGPAINPLIKVMNLVAVLIAPAVVQLSVGDSANTPLRLGIAVFAVLVIVTVVTISRRRPTAMGAEQDRDAVSAQVG